A single Capricornis sumatraensis isolate serow.1 chromosome 20, serow.2, whole genome shotgun sequence DNA region contains:
- the GARIN5A gene encoding Golgi-associated RAB2 interactor protein 5A: MKRGHEPKPAFGGAGEVGPGVMAERPLVPACPTGRPGRLQRHLLSGEFDQLRDFPIFESNFVQVTRLGEVANNVTMGVAASSPALELPDLLLLAGPAKENGHLQLFGLFPLQFVQLFVHDESRWQLKVKFRTGRAFYLQLRAPPESRDREFGQWVRLLYRLRFHSAQGAVPFTQDYSALEDDEDDDEDEDGDLPAGELQAMEARLDPQMSELWGL; the protein is encoded by the exons ATGAAACGGGGCCACGAGCCTAAGCCGGCCTTCGGTGGAGCAGGTGAGGTGGGACCAGGCGTGATGGCAG AACGCCCCCTGGTTCCAGCCTGTCCCACGGGCCGACCCGGACGGCTCCAGCGCCATCTCCTGAGCGGCGAATTCGACCAGCTGCGAGACTTCCCCATCTTTGAGAGCAACTTCGTGCAG GTGACCCGGTTGGGAGAAGTTGCCAACAATGTCACCATGGGAGTGGCAGCCTCCAGTCCAGCCCTGGAACTCCCAGACCTGCTGCTTCTGGCGGGCCCTGCCAAGGAGAATGGACACCTGCAGCTCTTCGG GCTGTTCCCCTTGCAGTTCGTCCAGCTCTTCGTCCACGACGAAAGCCGCTGGCAGCTCAAGGTCAAGTTCCGCACCGGCCGTGCCTTCTACCTGCAGCTACGGGCCCCGCCCGAGAGCCGCGACCGTGAGTTCGGCCAGTGGGTGCGGCTGCTCTACCGCCTGCGCTTCCACTCGGCCCAGGGAGCCGTGCCTTTCACACAGGACTACTCGGCGCTGGAGGACGACGAGGACGATGACGAAGACGAGGACGGCGATCTGCCGGCGGGAGAG CTTCAAGCCATGGAAGCCAGACTTGACCCACAGATGTCTGAACTCTGGGGACTCTGA